TGGATAAAACTGAAGACAACCGAGGATGATCATCTTAACAATTCATTAGGAGACGCCGGCTTGATCTCCCCTGACAAAGAGGATATCTCACGAATCCTGGTGGAGTAACCTCATATATCACAGTAAAAGATAAAAGCCGTGTAATAGGCTACTGCTCAAGCCTAGGCCGGGCTTTGACTAATCCACCTTCCTTTTATTCTCACAGACAGTGCCGTTCAAAGGCCGGATCAGAGGAGGGATGAGGCCTGGTAAGAAAATCATAGTCATGGGCATCGTGGATGCAGAGCCAGACAGGTAGTGATGATAATATGATCACTGTCATTGCATCATTGTCATCTCCATGTGGTCATAGAATCTAGCATGGTAAAAAGAAATAGGTATGACCTTCTTGTTCAGAAGGAGCTTTCTCTAGATCCTTGTTGTCATGAGTGAAATTTTCAGTTTATTCTCACCTTGCTACTAGCTCACTGCTGGATCAATATTATTAAAACCACAATGTCAAGTTAGTTTATGAATGTCTATTTAGTTTGTGAGTTGAACTATATCATTTATTATCATGGCAATATTGGCCTTTGcaaatactgatactgatttaTCACAGCCTACAGTATGCAAATGGCCCGCTGATTATTAACTGAAGTTTTATTATGCATTGGGAGCATCCTAATCTTAAACCCTGCAGATCTGTTTCTGAGGGTGTTTTGATCGTtgatttcataaataatttttcGTCAAAATAATATAGATCAGTCATTAACCATAtacaaaaaagtattttaacaTACTATAATATGAAATTTCAATATATTATTTTGTCCATATTCTGGAGCTTGCGCATGGGCATGTTCTGGACTTCGTAGATGAACGGCATGTGTGTAAACATGCCAATGGGTGTTTACCTACTCTGACATAGAGAGATTTTACAGCAGTTAGAGCATGTGGGTGTGTCACTGAAAGTCACCCTGTGCaaatctatttttgtttttggccaCACCGATAAACTGTACTCCCATTTTGGCATTTTTGTACCAATAAATGGAGCCAAGACTGGCCAAATCAAAGTATGTGTCTTTTTGAAAATGGCCAGTAACTGAAAAAATGTGGACATCCTTATTTGGACATGCTGTTGGTTACCATGGGCATTAAACACATCAAAAGTTTTTTGGATTTGTCCTCTTTCCTTCAGTATTTTAGCTACAGTTCATGGAACATGACTTATTAATAGCAATTCTTGAAAACCTTAAAAACATAAGTGAATGAAGTATCTTGTaacaggagtttttttttaatcattggaGGTATTTCTGGTATATACTAATTACACTGGACATGTCAAAACTGCATGTTAAAATCAATGTCCTATAGGTAATCTATCTTGTTTCTCCTTGTTAAATGGTGGTTTTGCGTTCAGCTTTGACGTCAGTCTAACCTGTAGCTGCAACACGCagaaggatgaggaggaggtCACAGATGTGGCCCTGAAACTTAGTGCCCGATTTGCTGAACGGCAGTTCTTGCGGAATGCAAGGgtttctgggaaatggagtgaAGAGGAGACAGCCATTCCATACTTCCCCTTCATCCAGGACCAGCCGTTCAGGGTAATTAGCAGCCTTTAATCCATAGTGTGTAAATCTTTATTAGCAGTGTCTCAGATGTCTGGATGTCTGGTTTGAGATGCTGGCAGTCTATATTAAAtgcaacttttttgttttttttacagacaaCAGACATTAAGTAAATATCAAACTAAAACTTTTATGTTTGGGTTCATAATAATGTCTTAGCACTTAGCTTCATGTGGCATAAAACTGTTCTGTTAACCTCTGCACCACAGCATTGCCATTTTCCAAAGCTAAGCAATTGTTTTCTGGCACATATTCCAAGAGCCAGAaaagattattatatttactgttgAAGCTGTGGCCAGTTGTGAAGGAATGTAGAATGTTTAGCCTTAATTCTGTTGAGAGTTTGCACCAATTGCTTAGATACAGCCTATTACAACCTACTGTATGTCCTTTTGTAATACCATAGAGTGTAATGAAGTGTATTTCACAGAagcataatttttattaaatggaATTATTGGATGGACAAACATACAGCCCCTCTAAACAAAAATGGTTACAGAAGCTGAAAAGTCCAAATTGTAGTTTGTGCAACTGTGTATGGCAGTGAGCTGTACAGCAGATGGATGTAAAGAAGGTTGAGATAATGAGGTTGGTGAAAGGGGCTGGAGGAAACGGGTCACTCTACCAGATCAATCAGTGATCCAATACAAAGCTGAGATAAGCATGCAAAACTAAAAGATAAGCACTTCCTTTCAGCATACTGAACCTACAATGTGTAATTCAGTGACTTTTGCGTTCAACTTTTCCattacttcctctctctctgattgcatgctctttctgtatttttattcctATCCATGCAGATTGAGATCCATTGTGAACACCAGCGCTTTAGGATCTTTGTCGATGGACATCAGCTGTTTGACTTTTATCACAAAGTGAAGTCTTTGCTGACCATTGATATGATCAGGATAAATGGAAGTCTGCAGATCACCAAGCTAGGTTAATCCAGCACACGGAGCACGTTCCAGAGAGGACTTCTGACAGGTGACCAAACCCACCTTTGTCTGGTGATATTTTTGAAGGCCTGAGAGGTTCTGCTCCATCAAACACATCATGACTACTTACATTCCTTCACTctgttctttccttttttctttttcctgtatCCCATTTTCTAGCTGCACATCTTTATAGGCTGAGATGCAACGTGTGAATCTTTGCACTGTCAGATATTTGTCTCTTTAGgtgtttattaaattaaacaagcCTTGTTGTGTTGACTGCTTAAGGGACCCTGTGTAATTGCTCAATATGGTACTGCCTGTTCCTGCATAATGTTGGATTGACGCTATTGAAAAAATTTAAGATACTCTGGAAATTACtggaaattatatatatatatatatatatatatatatatatatatatatatatatatatatatatatatatatatatatataaacaggtACACCTGAACAGAGTTGCACAGTTGCAAATACAATTTTTGAATTACTACAGCCAAAGGCTTACACAAGCTAAGAATTTCATGTATTACCTGTCTCAGTGATTACAGTTTTAATAACAGGCAGCAATGAGTATAGAAGTATTTATTACTGACAACATGAATAACTACTGTTTATTGcaacctttcttttttctgagaTAAACATCTTGCACTGACTTAATGTAGAATGTAGTACATTGTGAAATAGTTAGGTGTTTTATTACTATCATTGGAAATGATGGCAGAAGTAATTAGTTTACAACAAGCCATTGCAAATCTTAATGAGCAGCCAATGACCTCCTAACTGAAAATCGTAGGACAGGATTTTTGGTCAAATAGcccttttcactgttttttttttttttttttttaaagtaatgtgttgtacattgtacatttatcttgaaaaaaatcagctgaTGTTTACAACCTCTCTTATTTGAGCttagtgataataataatgattgtaGTTAAATAAATTCTTCTTGGAATGTAACATGATCCATGCTGATAACTTGGCTAATagggaggaagaagaagatgaagatgaaggaagcTCAGCTATCAATTATCTTGACTAACATATGTTGTTCACCTAAATCCTTGTGTCATTCCTTACAAAGCTACTTCCTGGACTTTATGGTTAAGGGATGGCCTTCTCTCATGTGTCCTATATTTCTGTCATATATTCAAGATGTCTTTGTGATTTCCTGCCTCTTCCTAGAACTTCTAGTACAATTTTGGTTTTCCCCCAGATGGAAGGGCATATGTTCACACAACTGTTTCCTTACCTTGCACCTGCTTACATATAGTTGGAACATGAAAATTATGGTGATTATTATTAGCACCATTTGTGAGTCATTAATTACATCTCATAACCCCAAGCACTCTCTGAGTCCCATGTCTTGCTATGCAGAAGTGCAAAAGGACagtatttgtgtctctttccaGGTCTGTGCGAGTGTAAAAGTTGATGTCTTAATTATACTTTCTGTATTGGGATTTTACTCAAGTCTTTCATTAAGTATTTTAACCAGGCTCTGTTATGTCTTTATTTAAGTGGCTACAGGAATTTGAAATACCCACATGACTGGAGTAAAAGATGAAATAATTAAGCTCATTAAGCTCTGATGTCACATTCTTGAAACCGATTGGCACTCTGAACTAAATGAATTTCAACAGCAGAGAACAGAATAAGCACCAGACTCTGAGATCTCACAAGCCAGAGGACTTGATACAGCCATTATCCAACTGCACTTACATTGATTATATCCACTTGGAATATTGTATTTTTGGTTTATTCGCAGGTTTTACCCTGCAGGTGCTTAAAACTCTACATATTAAATCAAAGATGCTGTTTTAAAAAGTAATGTAGCATGTTTAATTGTTGCTCTGCATTTGCTTTAGACAccttaaagaaaatattttgcagAGCTACCAGTCATTTAGCAATATGAGAATACGGCCATTGTTCAGGCCACacttttgattttctttttaatagctATTTAAATATCGCTCTTCCAGAAGCAGATTCTGATATGAAACTGCAACATTGAAGATCGACATGTTGTCTCTTTCATTTGGAAACTTCCTCTCTGACAGTAGAGTTATGGTTTCTGTTGTTCCATGTTATTTTCCCGACTGTCTTTAGAGATGTCTATGTAGCCAGACCCCAGTATATATTCTTTCCTCTTAAAGTATGGATGAATTTTAGATGCTGACAGCTTGGTGTCTTATAGAAGGCATTTATATATAGTTAAATTATAGTAGTGaatttgattacattttttatttgattatgagTCCAATGCAGGGAATTCCATCATGgataaaatatatctaaaacATCTGTGGAACAACTGATGGTCAGGAaagttttttaataatcaatacAATATCACATTTCTAAAGCCAACACCATGCGCCTAAAATGTATTGTGGTCGTAATTGTCGTTTATGTTGTGAGTTTCCATCTGGTGCTGTTTATTTTGCTGCTTGAACAACTCCTAGAGCAAAGGGGAGGGAGCAAGCTGACCTGAGAACCCAGATTTACAAGCATTCACTGTACAGTCACTGTAACTGACCTTCTTTCCCCCATTCATCAAAATTTGGATCTAATGCGAAAAGTCAGGCTCCTTATGATCCTGATTAGTCTCTAGGGTCTACAGATACTCCGTGCTTAATGTTACATTGTTTTTCAACTGTAATTTGAAAAACTCTTAGACCAGATTCAAATGGATTTGAATTGGATGACATTGTCACGGGCTGTACACTATTATGTTTACGACTTTGGATGTATATTATTTTGATCAGGGTTTATTTTCTATGTAATGTCACTAaaagagtgattgtgtgtgagatATTTAATCCAACTGTTCCTAGCTTAAGCCATTACACTTCCATAGCTTTCTTTATCCTTGCATAGCAtgataagaattttttttatctgggaATTTGTAGTTTGGCATATCACTACTGTGATAAAGAGTCTAAAGTGTCAGTTGTTTGGTTTGGGGATTATTTCACATGTATCAGTCGCCTATTACACAGAGCTAGCTTGTGGGGTCAGTCATGTTAATTGTGGTTGTATAATCAATTGAAAGGGTTAATCAAAAATCCGAAGTGTATACATTGgctcttttctgtttctgtagttgcattttaatttaaagatgTGCCTGTGGAATAATGGCTTTGGCATTTGAAATCAACATTTTACCAAAATCTTTCACTGATTGATTAGAATTTCTTTAGCACTTTCCAAACTGAGCTTAGAATGTGTGAGAGACTACTCTGAACTTCTGTAAtgtaaaagcatttttataatGTATGAGCGGCTATTGTTAGAATGtcaaataaaaccacacaaaacacCTGACTAAGCAATACATATTTGCCCTTTCCTGATATTCACTACAAAATAAACGTTTCAATGACTGAAATACTGCTTTGTTTGATCTATTTATGTTTATTGATAAAACAGGATCCAACTGCAAAATTTACTCCTGGATTAGTCACTGATTCCTGCTGAGGAGGTAGAACAGCTTGAAAAATTAATCGCATCATAACTGTACAATATCAGTTTCCCATCATATCAGAATATCTATTTACAACAGCAGGATGTAGGAATGCACTGATCTGATACTGAGTACCACTACTGGGGCCAATATTGGCCTGAAATACTGGATTAGGGCCAATAGTGCAGCAGGAGCGTTGCGGCTTCAACACTCCAGGGTCCTCAGTTCGATCTTGACCTTGGGTTATTATGTGGAATTTCACGTTCTCGCTGTGTCTTTCCTCGGGGTtcttcggtttcctcccacttcgcgaaaacatgccagtgggtgGACTGGCTATTAAATTATtccaaattgttttaaaattatttgcttGGGAAAACTGACAATATTTAAGGCTGTCCTAAGTCGATTAAACGTGGTAGGTTTGTTCTTTACAAAGTAGGCAACtgttgtaaaaatgtttttttttttagatttctttaTGACTTTGTCATGGCATTATGCCTTTACTCCCCTACTTATCAGGATTTAATGTGTACCTGGTCTGCCAAAAAAAGTAGCACTACCAAAAGCATGTCTAATAAGAGATTTAAACCATATAGCAAGCCCTTAAATTCTGTTTTGAAGCTGGTTACACTCTCTCACTGTAAGCACTTGGTTGAAAATCTGCTTTTCAACTTAGCATTTGTTAAACAAGAGATTCTTTGTTTAGTCTTTGTAAAGAAACATTGTTTACTCTGATTGTACTGCTGTTGttcattgtgtttttatgcAGATATTTCCACACTGTTTTAGCAAAGTGCTTTgtcacacctcacacacagactgactgagcTTTACCAACAACACGATTTGTGAATGAAACTCTGTTTTGTGATTCATTCTTGCAATGGAGCTTGAAACAAATGGTCAAAAGCACTTATTCACGGAAGATGTTTAGGTTATGCAGACTAATAATTTTGCTATTCCAATAAACAGTTtggaatataattttaaattaagtaatatatgctagctagcatgctaacgaGGTAACCACAATTTTTATAAACAGTACTTATGGactgtctcaaatcacatacttccCCTAATTAGTACAAGTAATAGTGTTCATACTGGAAAATTTGACAAGATGCTGTGTACTAATATTACCTGGGTGGTGTCCTATAACCACAgaaaaatacagtgtggagCAAAAAAGTGTCTTGGCCCAAATATTCATAactgtttgtgcatgtgtatatgcCTGTACTTAAGCCTGTCCCACTTGAGTACATGCAGTCACCAGAGGGAGCCAGTATAACTGGGTGAAGATACTGGCTGAAAATGTCATCATCCAAACTGAACTAAAGCTTCTTTTCTCCCTTGCTTGTGTTTACTATGGTCCTGTTAGAGCAAGTGTGCTTCTGATTCTTCTTAAAATATTAGGCAGTGGTTaatcagtggttaaggctttgggctactgatcagaaggttgtgagttcaaatcccagctaCCTGCTTTTGTTGGGTTTTTGAGCAACTCtcaaccttcaactgctcaggtATATGAACgacataaatgtaagtcgctctggataaggacatctgccaaatgccagtAATGTAATGTGTTCAACTGTCAAATCAGCTGTTTATTCAGTCTTAACTGTAAGTCGTTTTGGCTTAAAGTCAAATGTGCTGTAAGATGGAAACAAGACTGATCCATCTGATGACTAAAACCAAATTACCAACGCCACATATTaggtatatacatatatgtatgtactatatatatatatatatatatatatatatatatatatatatatgtatatatatatgtatatatatatatatgtatatatatataaaatgaggcATCAGTGTCCCACTCATAATACATAGTTTGGATGTGAACGTGTTGGTAACTCTAAAATATCAGTCTTTTCCTTAAATGAACTTTAGAATATGACGCGTTACAGCAACAAGAGGATATGCCCACGGAATATGTCTGTaatatctggcaaccctgcgTCAGCGCTGTTCCAGTGGCGGAGTGCAGAGAAGTGCTGCCGAGGTGAAACACTGAACTTGAGAGGAAAATGGCAGTGTTTTGCAGATCAGCCGCTTCAATTTTGAAACCAGTCAATTTACTGCCGTCTGCACTTGCAGCTGTCCGACAATACAGCTCaggtaaaaataataagaaacgCGCTGAATTGCACTTGCTGCTTGTTCAATGTCACACTGTCCAGCTCGTGCGTCCTGCTGTACCAGAGGGGGAGGGAGCTAAACATGCTAACAGCACGGAGCTGCTACGTGACGTTAGATATACAACTTTAGTATCGAAGTTCGCCTCATTTTTGTCAGGGAAAACGTATTGTTGGCGTTTCACGACTTTGTTTCTGTGAAATGCAGAATTTTCTTCCTATCGAGGATAATTTATA
This sequence is a window from Pangasianodon hypophthalmus isolate fPanHyp1 chromosome 3, fPanHyp1.pri, whole genome shotgun sequence. Protein-coding genes within it:
- the lgalslb gene encoding lectin, galactoside-binding-like b codes for the protein MAEPSTEKDAITTEDDHLNNSLGDAGLISPDKEDISRILTVPFKGRIRGGMRPGKKIIVMGIVDAEPDSFDVSLTCSCNTQKDEEEVTDVALKLSARFAERQFLRNARVSGKWSEEETAIPYFPFIQDQPFRIEIHCEHQRFRIFVDGHQLFDFYHKVKSLLTIDMIRINGSLQITKLG